A genomic window from Levilactobacillus yonginensis includes:
- the rplS gene encoding 50S ribosomal protein L19 gives MRQNNLIAKINQEQLRDDVPDFRAGDTVRVHARIVEGTRERIQLFEGVVIKRKGAGIQAAYTVRKISNGVGVERIFPLHSPRVAKIDVIRQGRVRRAKLYYLRELNGKAARIPERRRN, from the coding sequence ATGCGCCAAAACAATTTAATTGCTAAGATCAACCAAGAACAATTACGGGACGATGTTCCAGACTTCCGTGCCGGAGACACTGTTCGGGTTCACGCCCGGATCGTCGAAGGTACCCGCGAACGTATCCAATTGTTCGAAGGTGTCGTAATCAAGCGTAAGGGTGCTGGCATCCAAGCAGCTTACACTGTACGTAAGATCAGTAACGGTGTCGGTGTGGAACGGATCTTCCCATTACACTCCCCACGTGTTGCTAAAATTGACGTTATTCGTCAAGGTCGTGTACGTCGTGCTAAGCTCTACTACCTCCGTGAACTTAACGGTAAGGCAGCGCGGATTCCAGAACGCCGTCGCAACTAG